One segment of Pontibacter akesuensis DNA contains the following:
- a CDS encoding IS1/IS1595 family N-terminal zinc-binding domain-containing protein: MKHPICPRCDAQEIVKSGIVNERQRYRCKKCSYYFSVNKIGKNIDSYYVTKALQLYIEGISYREIERILGVSHVSVMNWVRKYKIKAPEQTEYHPTYKIFNHAELVDYLKNGGNLKGAGMMITELGDKYMMIKWKRFKE, encoded by the coding sequence ATGAAACACCCCATCTGCCCCCGCTGCGATGCGCAGGAAATAGTTAAAAGCGGTATCGTGAATGAGAGACAGCGCTATCGCTGCAAAAAATGCAGTTACTATTTCTCCGTCAACAAGATCGGAAAGAACATCGACAGCTACTACGTTACCAAAGCATTGCAACTCTACATCGAGGGAATCAGCTACCGCGAGATAGAACGCATCCTCGGCGTCAGCCATGTATCCGTCATGAACTGGGTCCGCAAGTATAAAATCAAGGCTCCGGAGCAAACCGAATATCACCCCACCTACAAAATCTTCAACCACGCTGAGCTGGTAGATTACCTCAAAAACGGCGGCAACCTGAAAGGCGCTGGCATGATGATCACTGAGCTGGGCGACAAGTACATGATGATCAAATGGAAGCGGTTTAAAGAGTAG
- a CDS encoding DUF4212 domain-containing protein — MENNKGRMQEYWKRNVRILFILLALWFIVSFVFGILLVDELNAIRLGGYKLGFWFAQQGSIYSFVIIIFVYVWLMNKLDREFDVHED, encoded by the coding sequence ATGGAAAATAACAAAGGAAGAATGCAGGAGTACTGGAAGCGCAACGTGCGCATTCTCTTTATACTGCTTGCGCTTTGGTTCATCGTGTCCTTTGTATTCGGGATACTGCTGGTCGACGAACTCAACGCCATCCGGCTGGGCGGTTACAAGCTTGGGTTCTGGTTTGCCCAACAAGGCTCCATTTATAGTTTTGTCATCATCATCTTTGTTTATGTATGGCTGATGAACAAGCTGGACAGAGAGTTTGATGTGCACGAAGACTAA
- a CDS encoding sodium:solute symporter family protein translates to MGILTWTYIIVGLTFALYIGIAIWSRAGSTKEFYVAGGGVSPLANGMATAADWMSAASFISMAGLISFMGYDGSVYLMGWTGGYVLLALLLAPYLRKFGKFTVPDFVGDRYYSRTARLVAVICAIFISFTYVAGQMRGVGIVFSRFLEVEIETGVIIGMVIVLFYAVLGGMKGITYTQVAQFCVLIFAYMVPAVFISIMLTGNPIPQLGLGSELNDGTYLLDKLDGMLTELGFAAYTDGSKATIDVFFITAALMVGTAGLPHVIVRFFTVPKVKDARMSAGYALVFIAILYTTAPAVGAFGMYNMLNTTSNQPIASMPQWVGNWGKTGLITVTDKNADGIIQYVKNADQNELAIDKDIMVLANPEIARLPNWVIALVAAGGLAAALSTAAGLLLVISTSISHDLLKNSFMPGISEKSELIAARIAATAAVVVAGYFGIYPPGFVAEVVAFAFGLAAASFFPVIIMGIFSKTMNKQGAIWGMVTGLAFTLAYISYFKFVNPAANVPENWWFNISPEGIGTLGMVLNFIVSFLISKMTPPPPAHVQDLVEDIRIPRGAVASTGAH, encoded by the coding sequence ATGGGAATCCTAACCTGGACTTACATCATAGTGGGCCTTACATTTGCCCTTTACATCGGCATCGCCATCTGGTCGCGAGCCGGTTCTACCAAAGAGTTTTATGTGGCCGGCGGGGGCGTAAGTCCGCTGGCAAACGGTATGGCCACCGCCGCCGACTGGATGAGTGCGGCCTCCTTTATTTCCATGGCCGGCCTGATCTCGTTTATGGGCTACGACGGCTCTGTTTACCTGATGGGATGGACAGGTGGCTACGTGCTGCTGGCCCTGCTGCTGGCGCCGTACCTGCGCAAGTTCGGTAAGTTTACCGTTCCTGATTTTGTGGGCGACCGCTACTACTCCAGAACAGCGCGCTTGGTGGCCGTTATCTGCGCCATCTTTATCTCCTTTACCTATGTGGCCGGGCAGATGCGCGGTGTGGGCATCGTGTTTTCGCGTTTCCTGGAAGTGGAGATAGAGACAGGGGTGATCATCGGCATGGTGATCGTGCTTTTCTATGCCGTGCTTGGCGGTATGAAAGGCATCACCTATACACAGGTGGCGCAGTTCTGCGTGCTGATTTTCGCTTACATGGTACCGGCTGTGTTTATTTCCATTATGCTCACCGGTAACCCGATTCCGCAGCTGGGCCTGGGGAGCGAGCTGAACGACGGAACCTACCTGCTCGATAAGCTGGATGGCATGCTCACGGAACTAGGCTTCGCGGCCTACACCGACGGCAGCAAAGCTACCATCGACGTGTTCTTTATCACAGCGGCCCTGATGGTAGGCACGGCAGGTTTGCCACACGTAATTGTGCGTTTCTTCACTGTGCCGAAAGTAAAAGATGCCCGTATGTCGGCAGGTTATGCGCTGGTGTTTATCGCTATACTTTATACTACGGCTCCGGCGGTAGGTGCCTTCGGTATGTACAACATGCTGAACACCACCAGTAACCAACCTATCGCTTCTATGCCGCAATGGGTGGGCAACTGGGGCAAGACAGGCCTAATTACGGTGACGGACAAGAATGCTGACGGCATCATCCAGTACGTGAAGAACGCGGACCAGAACGAGCTTGCCATCGATAAGGACATTATGGTGCTGGCCAATCCGGAGATTGCCCGCCTGCCTAACTGGGTTATTGCCCTGGTGGCTGCCGGTGGTCTGGCAGCTGCGCTTTCCACGGCGGCTGGTCTGTTGCTGGTTATCTCTACCTCCATTTCGCACGACTTGCTCAAGAACTCGTTCATGCCGGGCATATCAGAGAAAAGCGAGCTGATAGCGGCGCGTATAGCAGCTACGGCAGCTGTTGTAGTGGCCGGTTACTTCGGTATTTACCCGCCGGGATTTGTGGCCGAGGTTGTGGCCTTTGCCTTCGGTCTGGCGGCGGCCTCTTTCTTCCCGGTCATTATCATGGGTATCTTCTCGAAAACCATGAATAAGCAGGGCGCTATCTGGGGTATGGTAACAGGCCTCGCCTTTACGCTGGCGTATATTTCCTACTTCAAGTTCGTTAATCCTGCCGCCAATGTGCCTGAAAACTGGTGGTTCAATATATCGCCGGAAGGCATTGGAACCCTTGGCATGGTGCTGAATTTTATTGTATCTTTTTTGATATCAAAAATGACACCTCCGCCGCCGGCGCATGTTCAGGACCTGGTGGAGGATATCAGAATTCCGCGTGGAGCAGTCGCATCAACGGGGGCACATTAA
- a CDS encoding ATP-binding protein has product MNYWLVIGVSFLYLALLFGLAYWAERRSVAGKSFVSNPYVYALSMAVYCTAWTYYGSVGRAATTGLQYLAIYVGPTLMAPLWWVVLRKIIRICKVQRITTLADFISSRYGKSITLGSIVTIICVLGVIPYISIQLKAITSSLSMLTNRAGEVEAFPDTSFFIAIGLALFTIVYGTRHIEATERHEGMVTAIAFESVLKLVVFIVAGVFVTYVVFNGFDDVMAQAQQLPNFQQLMTFSNESGFAEWFWIVFLSMLAILFLPRQFQVAVVENVDEQHLNKAMWLFPLYLFAINIFVLPIALGGNILFAPGTYDADMFVLAIPLSQGQSLLALLVYLGGYSAATSMVIVATIALSVMMSNNLVMPLMINTPYFKTSNQDRLTRILLYSRRLCILVVLLLAYLYYKGVAEYYSLVEVGLVSFAAVAQFAPAVIGGIFWKEGTKGGALAGIVVGAILWFYTLVIPSIVGVGMLPPSVMTQGPFGIELLKPFALFGLQGMDYISHAMFWTMFLNAGFYVGVSLLSRQTSQERNQAEVFMDIFRYSTVYESSIVWKGTAYIPDIKSLLVNFLGEKRTETALKTYQRKYPAPEDESGKADPKLVTYAEKLLSGVIGTSSARIMVASVVKEEEISIDEVLNILRESQQLISINNELRRKSLELRRATEQLRSANERLKQLDELKDEFLSTVTHELRTPLTSIRALSEILYDNSDMDREDQEHFLHTIVKESERLTRLITQVLDLERFESGRQKLNMEPVQLKELVQESVEALEQLIQEKGIELIVDVQHSLPGINADRDRLIQVLVNLISNAIKFCNPEQGKIIVSCYFIDGDVKVNVVDNGKGIDPESQQQIFDKFYQAKHQNIRKPEGSGLGLAISKKIIESHQGRLWLESKPGKGAKFSFTLPVKVTAAAAKV; this is encoded by the coding sequence ATGAATTACTGGCTCGTCATCGGTGTGTCGTTTCTGTACCTGGCTTTGCTGTTCGGCCTGGCTTACTGGGCAGAGCGCCGTTCGGTGGCAGGTAAAAGTTTTGTCAGCAACCCCTACGTCTACGCGCTGTCGATGGCCGTGTACTGCACCGCCTGGACCTACTATGGCAGTGTAGGGCGCGCAGCCACCACCGGCTTGCAGTACCTGGCTATTTATGTGGGCCCCACCCTGATGGCGCCGCTTTGGTGGGTGGTACTGCGCAAAATCATCCGCATCTGCAAAGTGCAGCGCATCACCACACTGGCCGATTTCATTTCCTCGCGCTACGGTAAAAGCATTACGCTGGGCAGCATTGTAACTATTATCTGCGTGCTGGGCGTGATACCCTATATCTCCATACAGCTAAAAGCCATCACCAGCAGCCTTAGCATGCTCACGAACAGGGCAGGCGAGGTAGAAGCATTCCCGGATACATCGTTTTTTATTGCGATTGGGCTGGCACTGTTTACCATTGTGTATGGCACGCGGCATATCGAGGCCACCGAGCGCCACGAAGGTATGGTAACGGCTATTGCATTCGAGTCGGTGCTGAAGCTGGTGGTGTTTATCGTAGCCGGTGTGTTTGTGACCTATGTTGTTTTCAACGGGTTTGATGATGTGATGGCGCAGGCGCAGCAGCTGCCGAATTTCCAGCAACTGATGACGTTCAGCAACGAGAGCGGCTTTGCAGAGTGGTTCTGGATAGTGTTTTTATCGATGCTGGCCATCCTTTTCCTGCCGCGCCAGTTTCAGGTGGCGGTGGTGGAGAACGTGGACGAGCAACACCTGAACAAGGCCATGTGGCTGTTTCCGCTATACTTGTTTGCCATCAATATTTTCGTGCTGCCCATTGCACTAGGAGGCAACATCCTATTTGCCCCCGGTACCTACGATGCTGATATGTTTGTGCTGGCCATTCCGCTGAGTCAGGGGCAAAGTCTGCTGGCGCTGCTGGTATACTTAGGCGGTTACTCGGCGGCCACCAGCATGGTAATCGTGGCCACCATCGCTTTAAGTGTGATGATGAGCAACAACCTGGTGATGCCGCTCATGATCAACACACCCTACTTCAAAACCAGCAACCAGGACCGCCTCACGCGCATCCTGCTCTACAGCCGCCGCCTCTGCATTCTGGTGGTGCTGCTGCTGGCTTATTTATATTACAAAGGCGTAGCCGAATACTACTCGCTCGTAGAGGTGGGGCTGGTGTCGTTTGCGGCGGTGGCGCAGTTTGCCCCGGCCGTGATAGGTGGTATCTTCTGGAAGGAAGGCACCAAAGGAGGTGCCCTGGCAGGCATTGTGGTGGGCGCCATCCTGTGGTTTTATACCTTGGTGATACCCTCTATTGTGGGGGTGGGCATGCTGCCGCCAAGCGTGATGACGCAGGGGCCGTTTGGCATCGAGCTGCTGAAGCCGTTTGCCCTTTTTGGCCTGCAGGGGATGGACTATATCTCACACGCCATGTTCTGGACCATGTTCCTGAACGCCGGCTTCTACGTGGGCGTATCCTTGCTAAGTCGGCAAACCTCGCAGGAGCGGAACCAGGCGGAGGTGTTTATGGATATTTTCCGCTACTCCACCGTGTATGAGTCGTCCATCGTCTGGAAGGGCACGGCGTACATACCTGATATCAAATCGCTGCTGGTGAATTTTCTTGGAGAGAAACGTACCGAAACGGCTCTTAAAACTTACCAGCGCAAGTACCCGGCTCCGGAGGATGAAAGTGGTAAAGCCGACCCGAAACTGGTTACTTATGCCGAAAAGCTGCTGTCGGGCGTGATCGGGACATCGTCGGCGCGCATTATGGTGGCCTCGGTGGTGAAGGAGGAGGAGATAAGTATAGACGAAGTGCTGAACATCCTGCGGGAGTCGCAGCAGCTCATCAGCATCAACAACGAGCTGCGGCGAAAATCGCTGGAGCTGCGGCGGGCAACCGAGCAGCTGCGCAGCGCCAACGAGCGCCTGAAGCAGCTGGACGAGCTGAAGGATGAGTTCCTGTCGACGGTAACGCACGAACTGCGCACGCCGCTCACTTCTATCCGGGCACTTTCCGAAATCCTGTACGACAACTCTGACATGGACCGCGAGGACCAGGAGCACTTCCTGCACACCATCGTGAAGGAGTCGGAGCGACTGACGCGCCTGATTACTCAGGTGCTGGACCTGGAGCGCTTTGAGAGCGGCCGCCAGAAACTGAACATGGAGCCAGTGCAGTTAAAGGAGCTTGTGCAGGAATCAGTGGAAGCGCTGGAGCAGCTGATACAGGAGAAAGGCATTGAGCTGATTGTGGATGTGCAGCACAGTTTGCCAGGTATAAACGCCGACCGCGACCGCCTGATACAGGTGCTGGTCAACCTCATCTCCAACGCCATCAAGTTCTGCAATCCGGAGCAGGGCAAGATTATCGTGTCGTGCTACTTTATCGATGGGGACGTAAAAGTGAATGTGGTGGACAACGGCAAAGGCATAGACCCTGAGAGCCAGCAGCAGATCTTCGACAAGTTTTACCAGGCCAAGCACCAGAACATCCGCAAGCCAGAGGGCAGCGGACTGGGGCTGGCCATCAGCAAAAAAATAATTGAGTCGCACCAGGGGCGGCTGTGGCTGGAGAGTAAGCCGGGTAAAGGAGCAAAGTTCTCCTTTACGCTGCCTGTAAAGGTAACAGCCGCCGCTGCTAAAGTATAA
- a CDS encoding response regulator transcription factor: MGKVKEKLKVLVVDDEPSILLPLEFLMRKNGYQVFIARNGTEAIESVNKELPQVVVLDIMMPDVDGYEVCRHIRQKEEMKGAKVIFLSAKTKEADVKKGYAVGADLYIPKPFSTRFLMEKIKEMTVS; this comes from the coding sequence ATGGGTAAAGTGAAAGAGAAACTGAAGGTGTTGGTGGTGGATGACGAGCCAAGTATACTGCTGCCGCTGGAGTTCCTGATGCGGAAAAACGGCTATCAGGTGTTTATTGCGCGCAACGGCACAGAGGCCATCGAGAGCGTGAACAAAGAACTGCCGCAGGTGGTGGTGCTCGACATTATGATGCCCGACGTGGATGGCTACGAAGTATGCCGCCACATCCGCCAGAAAGAAGAAATGAAAGGAGCCAAGGTTATTTTTCTGAGTGCCAAAACGAAGGAGGCTGACGTGAAGAAAGGCTATGCCGTGGGAGCGGACCTGTACATCCCCAAGCCTTTCTCGACCCGTTTCCTGATGGAGAAAATCAAAGAAATGACTGTGAGTTGA
- the acs gene encoding acetate--CoA ligase, protein MTNYQVKTFEEYQEAYKRSTEDPEGFWSDIAETFTWRKKWDKVLDWNFEEPSIKWFQGGKMNITENCLDRHLKTRGNKLALIWEPNDPKERFVRYTYRELHEKVCQFANVLKKNGAKKGDRICIYMPMIPELAMAVLACARIGAIHSVVFAGFSAVAMADRINDAQCSMVLTSDGLNRGAKQIPVKRVVDEALEQCESVKRVIVFERLGWAVNMLEGRDVWFHDEVQGVSKDCPAEEMDAEDMLFILYTSGSTGKPKGVVHTCGGYMVYAQYSFSNVFQYQESDIYWCTADIGWITGHTYLVYGPLLAGATTLMFEGVPTYPDNGRFWQVCDKFGVTIFYTAPTAIRALMGGDIDDVLSYSLDSLRVLGSVGEPINEEAWHWYHTHVGKEDCPVVDTWWQTETGGIMISTLADVTPMKPSHAGLPLPGIQPILVDGEGKEITENGQEGYLCMKFPWPGIIRTTYGDHERARLSYFSTYKGLYFTGDGAKRDENGLYRIIGRVDDVINVSGHRFGTAEIEEAINHNEHVIESAVVGYPHDVKGQGIYAFVILKDKPEREEWLRAEIIETVVEKIGKIAKPDKIQIVSGLPKTRSGKIMRRILRKVAEGDTSNLGDTSTLLDPDVVEEIKNNAL, encoded by the coding sequence ATGACGAACTATCAAGTTAAAACTTTTGAGGAGTACCAGGAAGCCTACAAACGCAGCACCGAAGATCCGGAAGGCTTCTGGTCTGATATAGCAGAAACCTTTACCTGGCGCAAAAAGTGGGATAAAGTGCTTGACTGGAATTTTGAGGAGCCAAGTATAAAGTGGTTTCAGGGCGGTAAAATGAACATCACCGAAAACTGCCTGGACCGCCACCTGAAAACCCGTGGCAACAAGCTGGCCCTGATCTGGGAGCCCAACGACCCGAAAGAGCGCTTTGTGCGCTATACGTACCGCGAATTGCACGAGAAAGTATGCCAGTTTGCCAACGTGCTTAAAAAGAACGGCGCCAAGAAAGGCGACCGCATCTGTATTTACATGCCGATGATCCCGGAACTGGCGATGGCGGTGCTGGCCTGTGCCCGTATCGGTGCCATCCATTCGGTTGTGTTTGCCGGTTTCTCTGCCGTAGCCATGGCCGACAGAATCAATGATGCCCAGTGTAGTATGGTGCTCACGTCTGACGGACTGAACCGCGGAGCCAAGCAGATTCCGGTGAAGCGCGTGGTAGATGAGGCACTGGAGCAGTGCGAGTCGGTGAAACGTGTGATTGTGTTTGAGCGTTTGGGTTGGGCCGTTAATATGCTGGAAGGCCGTGATGTGTGGTTCCACGATGAGGTGCAGGGTGTGAGCAAAGATTGCCCTGCCGAGGAAATGGATGCCGAAGACATGCTCTTTATACTGTATACCTCTGGCTCAACGGGCAAACCCAAAGGCGTGGTGCATACGTGCGGCGGCTACATGGTGTATGCGCAGTACAGTTTCAGCAATGTGTTCCAGTACCAGGAAAGCGACATCTACTGGTGTACGGCTGATATCGGCTGGATCACCGGCCATACGTACCTGGTATACGGCCCGCTGCTGGCTGGTGCCACCACCCTGATGTTTGAAGGCGTGCCTACCTACCCGGACAACGGCCGTTTCTGGCAAGTATGCGACAAGTTTGGCGTAACAATATTCTATACCGCTCCAACTGCTATCCGTGCTCTGATGGGAGGTGATATCGACGACGTGCTCTCGTACAGTCTGGACTCGCTGCGGGTGCTGGGTTCGGTGGGAGAACCTATAAACGAGGAGGCTTGGCACTGGTACCATACCCACGTCGGCAAGGAGGATTGCCCGGTAGTGGATACCTGGTGGCAAACTGAAACTGGCGGCATCATGATCTCTACCCTGGCTGACGTAACCCCGATGAAACCAAGCCACGCAGGGCTGCCGCTGCCGGGCATACAGCCAATACTCGTGGATGGCGAGGGCAAAGAAATAACCGAAAACGGGCAGGAAGGCTACCTGTGTATGAAATTTCCGTGGCCGGGCATCATCCGCACCACCTACGGCGACCACGAGCGCGCCCGCCTCAGCTACTTCTCTACCTACAAAGGTTTATACTTTACCGGCGATGGTGCCAAACGCGACGAGAACGGACTGTACCGTATCATCGGCCGGGTGGATGATGTGATCAACGTATCGGGTCACCGTTTCGGAACCGCCGAGATCGAGGAAGCTATTAACCACAACGAGCACGTGATTGAGTCGGCTGTGGTGGGTTACCCGCACGATGTGAAAGGGCAGGGCATCTACGCCTTCGTGATTCTGAAAGACAAGCCGGAGCGGGAAGAGTGGCTACGTGCCGAGATCATCGAGACGGTGGTAGAGAAGATCGGTAAAATCGCCAAGCCTGATAAAATCCAGATCGTAAGCGGTCTGCCGAAAACAAGGTCAGGCAAGATCATGCGCCGCATCCTGCGCAAAGTAGCCGAAGGTGACACCTCTAATTTAGGCGATACCTCAACCCTCCTTGATCCGGATGTAGTGGAAGAGATCAAGAACAACGCGCTGTAA
- a CDS encoding DUF294 nucleotidyltransferase-like domain-containing protein yields MKPANAIQERVLEFLQQYPPFNLISQEQLQQLAGQVRVQYLEPEQTLFNQGDTPHEVFYVVRQGSVRLEQGMGEAKRLVDVCDEGDVFGARALIAKKNYSSTATATEETLVYGVSIALFDPILHHNPEVALYFAAGFAAGGPVQQGNMQETNEARRSLHRTTTQQLHLEDVLTLSTGHNKVTCTAQTSIRLAAQIMSDKDSSFILVVDEEEHPIGILTDTDLRKRVVAGHVGIDDMVEAVMSEPEVTIAPNPHMAEALLLLMRHRVKHLCVTRDGTVNSPVEGVLTEHHLLLAQGNNPVVLVQEIRQTSSIAHLPAIRNRAEELLQKYLEQDVNIAFVANIMTEINDALVVRALQHAEGILGEPPLRYCWLSIGSEGREEQLLRTDQDNALVFEDAHVGLEQEAQAYFVQLAVLVNEVLEQCGFEKCPANMMAGNPKWCQPLHAWKQYFHNWIHEPTEEALLNASIFFDYRPLHGNLVLAKELTSYIYEHIQQERIFLPYLAKHALQSPPPLSFFRNFMVERGGDHKDQFDIKLRAMTPLVDAARVLTLYNRVAGENNTFKRFARLAELEPQNATLYREAAMAYEIMMRHRALSGLRNNDTGRYINPAQLNKLERQTLRNTFKIISDVQELLQVRFQLNYLNA; encoded by the coding sequence ATGAAACCCGCCAACGCCATACAGGAGCGCGTACTGGAGTTCCTGCAACAGTACCCGCCCTTTAACCTGATTAGCCAGGAGCAACTGCAGCAGTTGGCGGGGCAGGTGCGGGTGCAGTACCTGGAGCCGGAGCAGACGCTATTCAACCAGGGAGACACACCGCATGAAGTCTTTTACGTGGTGCGGCAAGGGTCGGTGCGGCTGGAGCAGGGCATGGGCGAGGCAAAGCGTCTGGTGGATGTGTGCGACGAAGGTGATGTGTTCGGGGCGCGGGCGCTTATCGCCAAAAAGAACTATTCCTCTACCGCCACGGCCACCGAGGAAACGCTCGTGTACGGCGTGTCCATTGCACTGTTTGATCCGATCCTGCACCACAACCCGGAGGTGGCTTTATACTTTGCCGCAGGCTTCGCGGCTGGCGGACCGGTGCAACAGGGCAACATGCAGGAAACAAACGAGGCCCGCCGCAGCCTTCACAGAACCACCACGCAGCAACTGCACCTCGAAGACGTGCTTACCCTGAGTACGGGCCACAATAAAGTTACCTGTACCGCCCAAACGTCCATTCGACTGGCTGCCCAGATCATGAGCGACAAGGACTCCAGTTTTATACTTGTAGTGGATGAGGAGGAGCATCCCATTGGCATTCTGACCGACACGGACCTGCGCAAGCGCGTGGTTGCGGGGCATGTTGGAATTGACGACATGGTGGAGGCGGTGATGTCGGAGCCGGAGGTAACCATTGCTCCCAACCCGCACATGGCCGAAGCCCTGCTGCTGCTGATGCGGCACCGGGTAAAGCACCTCTGCGTAACGCGTGACGGCACTGTAAATTCGCCGGTGGAGGGCGTGCTGACAGAGCATCATTTGTTGCTGGCCCAGGGAAATAACCCTGTCGTGCTGGTGCAGGAGATCCGGCAGACGTCAAGTATAGCGCACCTGCCTGCTATCCGGAATCGGGCTGAGGAACTGCTGCAGAAATACCTGGAGCAGGACGTGAACATCGCCTTTGTCGCCAACATCATGACAGAGATTAACGATGCGCTGGTGGTGCGGGCACTGCAGCATGCCGAAGGTATACTTGGTGAGCCGCCGCTGCGCTATTGCTGGCTCTCTATCGGGAGTGAGGGCCGTGAAGAGCAGCTATTGCGCACCGATCAGGACAATGCGCTGGTGTTTGAAGATGCCCATGTGGGGCTGGAGCAGGAGGCGCAGGCCTACTTCGTGCAGTTGGCGGTGCTGGTAAACGAGGTGCTGGAGCAGTGCGGCTTCGAGAAATGCCCGGCCAACATGATGGCCGGTAACCCGAAGTGGTGCCAGCCGCTGCACGCCTGGAAGCAGTACTTCCACAACTGGATACACGAGCCAACCGAGGAGGCGCTGCTGAACGCCAGCATCTTTTTCGATTACCGGCCTTTGCACGGCAACCTGGTGCTGGCCAAAGAACTGACCAGCTACATATACGAGCACATACAGCAGGAGCGAATTTTTCTGCCCTACCTGGCAAAGCACGCTCTGCAGAGCCCGCCGCCGCTTAGCTTTTTCCGCAATTTTATGGTGGAGCGCGGCGGCGACCACAAGGACCAGTTCGACATAAAGCTGCGGGCCATGACGCCACTAGTGGATGCTGCCCGCGTGCTGACGCTGTACAACCGCGTGGCCGGGGAAAATAATACCTTCAAGCGCTTTGCCAGGCTGGCGGAACTGGAACCGCAGAACGCCACTCTCTACCGCGAGGCCGCCATGGCCTACGAGATTATGATGCGGCACCGCGCCTTGAGTGGCTTGCGCAACAATGATACAGGGCGGTACATCAACCCGGCCCAGTTGAATAAGCTGGAGCGGCAGACACTGCGAAACACTTTTAAAATCATCAGCGATGTGCAGGAGCTGCTGCAGGTGCGGTTCCAGCTAAACTACCTCAACGCATGA
- a CDS encoding 3'-5' exonuclease: protein MRRWWKELLRGKPQAAPGDPDFWQAYIRAVNSQFSAANPLATAEFVVFDTETTGLDPKQDKALSIGAVKVLAGQVLVQESFECVVRQQIAHGNKSAEVHGLLRQEVEQGVSEPEALRQLLDFAGGAVLVGHHVAFDMEVVNGMIKGSGISGKLHNKTLDTAQLAKRLERRHHSPDSFSRSDYTLDSLIHKYNLSNESRHTAAGDAFITAILLLKLLAQAKKRGINMVGELVR, encoded by the coding sequence ATGAGGCGCTGGTGGAAAGAACTTCTTCGTGGCAAGCCACAGGCGGCTCCCGGCGATCCGGACTTCTGGCAGGCGTACATCAGAGCCGTCAACAGCCAGTTCTCCGCCGCAAATCCCTTAGCCACTGCCGAGTTTGTTGTGTTCGACACAGAAACAACGGGGCTGGACCCCAAACAGGACAAAGCGCTGTCGATCGGGGCCGTAAAAGTGCTTGCAGGGCAGGTGCTGGTGCAGGAGAGCTTTGAATGCGTGGTGCGGCAACAGATTGCGCATGGCAATAAAAGTGCGGAAGTGCACGGGTTGCTGCGCCAGGAAGTGGAGCAGGGAGTGTCCGAACCGGAGGCCCTGAGGCAGCTTCTGGACTTCGCTGGTGGAGCCGTGCTGGTAGGCCACCACGTGGCGTTCGACATGGAAGTGGTGAACGGCATGATCAAGGGCAGCGGCATCAGTGGCAAGCTGCACAACAAAACCCTGGATACCGCCCAGCTTGCCAAACGCCTGGAGCGCCGCCACCATTCCCCCGACAGCTTCAGCCGCTCCGACTATACCCTGGATAGCCTTATTCACAAGTATAACCTGTCGAATGAATCGCGCCACACCGCCGCAGGAGATGCCTTTATCACCGCCATACTGCTGCTGAAACTGCTGGCACAGGCAAAGAAGCGGGGAATAAATATGGTGGGGGAGTTGGTGAGGTAA
- a CDS encoding NUDIX domain-containing protein, which yields MIDETHNPWTTLSSKHIYQNPWIRVREDQVLNPSGGEGIYGVVSMKNKAIGIIPIDDEGNTYLVGQYRYPLDEYSWEIPMGGGLVENDILESAKRELKEETGFTAAQWTNICRLHTSNSVTDEEGFVFLAQELKAGETAFEETEELHIKKVPFKEALRMAMNNEITDAISVAGILKAAFILQEQGKL from the coding sequence ATGATCGACGAAACACATAACCCCTGGACAACACTTTCCAGCAAACACATCTACCAGAACCCATGGATCAGAGTGCGCGAAGACCAGGTGCTAAACCCCAGCGGGGGCGAAGGCATCTACGGCGTGGTGAGCATGAAGAACAAAGCCATCGGCATCATTCCCATCGACGACGAGGGCAACACTTACCTGGTGGGTCAGTACCGCTACCCGCTGGATGAGTACAGTTGGGAAATTCCGATGGGCGGAGGTCTGGTAGAGAACGACATCCTGGAGTCGGCGAAGCGCGAGCTGAAGGAGGAAACCGGATTTACGGCTGCCCAATGGACTAATATCTGCCGCCTGCACACCTCAAACTCCGTTACCGATGAGGAGGGCTTTGTTTTTCTGGCACAGGAACTAAAGGCCGGGGAAACGGCTTTTGAAGAGACAGAGGAGCTGCATATCAAAAAGGTGCCTTTCAAGGAAGCCCTGCGCATGGCCATGAACAACGAGATCACCGATGCCATCAGCGTGGCAGGTATTCTGAAGGCGGCTTTTATCCTGCAGGAGCAGGGAAAACTGTAG